In a single window of the Terrirubrum flagellatum genome:
- a CDS encoding UDP-2,3-diacylglucosamine diphosphatase codes for MTRASPQRHYRALFISDVHLGAAGCKAEALLEFLSQHSAGVIYLVGDFVDLWRDSPRARWAEAHREVIRALLRAAQNGVRIILIPGNHDAQLREFCGGSWDRIEIAAECEYVTGAGQRLLVTHGDQFDALMWAPRRLALLGDRIRSLALRWLGLTGGQDQRQAGPSFAGWLKATLGLIASFERAAARAAVRRGADGVICGHIHQAADRIVGGVRYVNCGDWVRSCTAIAETLAGEIALLRWASPAGEEEPGWAPYPAASPA; via the coding sequence ATGACGCGCGCCAGCCCCCAGCGCCACTATCGGGCGTTGTTCATCTCGGACGTTCATCTCGGCGCGGCGGGCTGCAAGGCGGAGGCGCTGCTTGAATTCCTGAGCCAGCACAGCGCTGGCGTGATCTATCTGGTCGGCGATTTCGTTGATCTGTGGCGGGATTCTCCGCGCGCGAGATGGGCGGAGGCCCATCGCGAAGTGATCCGAGCGCTGCTCAGGGCGGCGCAGAATGGCGTCCGCATCATCCTGATCCCGGGCAATCACGACGCGCAGTTGCGCGAGTTCTGCGGCGGCAGTTGGGACAGGATCGAGATCGCTGCGGAATGCGAATATGTGACCGGCGCCGGACAGCGCCTGCTCGTCACCCATGGCGATCAATTCGACGCGCTGATGTGGGCGCCGCGCCGGCTGGCGCTTCTGGGCGATCGCATCAGATCGCTCGCCTTGCGATGGCTGGGGCTGACCGGGGGACAGGATCAGCGACAGGCCGGCCCCTCCTTCGCCGGCTGGCTCAAGGCGACGCTCGGTCTCATCGCGAGCTTCGAGCGCGCCGCGGCGCGCGCGGCGGTCCGCCGAGGCGCGGACGGCGTGATCTGCGGTCATATCCACCAGGCGGCCGATCGCATTGTCGGCGGCGTTCGCTACGTCAATTGCGGCGACTGGGTGCGGAGCTGCACGGCCATCGCTGAAACACTCGCTGGCGAGATTGCGCTGCTGCGCTGGGCGTCGCCCGCCGGCGAGGAAGAGCCCGGCTGGGCGCCCTATCCCGCCGCCAGCCCCGCCTGA
- a CDS encoding NADH-quinone oxidoreductase subunit B family protein, whose product MGLIPAERPDSTFSPSHGAIAAPAPRGLLGPDGKPVGHNDPTFVAINDELADKGFLVTTTDDLIQWARTGSLMWMTFGLACCAVEMMQLSMPRYDVERFGFAPRASPRQSDVMIVAGTLTNKMAPALRKVYDQMPEPRYVISMGSCANGGGYYHYSYSVVRGCDRIVPIDIYVPGCPPTAEALLYGVLLLQKKIRRTGTIER is encoded by the coding sequence ATGGGATTGATCCCCGCTGAGCGACCCGATTCGACCTTCTCGCCTTCGCACGGCGCTATCGCTGCGCCGGCGCCGCGCGGATTGCTTGGTCCCGACGGCAAGCCGGTTGGCCACAACGATCCGACTTTCGTCGCCATCAACGACGAACTCGCCGACAAGGGCTTTCTCGTCACGACGACGGACGATCTGATTCAGTGGGCCCGCACCGGCTCGCTGATGTGGATGACGTTCGGTCTCGCCTGCTGCGCCGTCGAGATGATGCAGCTCTCGATGCCGCGCTATGACGTCGAGCGATTCGGATTCGCGCCGCGAGCCTCGCCGCGCCAGTCCGACGTGATGATCGTCGCCGGCACGCTGACCAACAAGATGGCGCCCGCCCTGCGCAAGGTCTACGACCAGATGCCGGAGCCGCGCTACGTCATCTCGATGGGAAGCTGCGCCAATGGCGGCGGCTACTACCATTACAGCTACAGCGTGGTGCGCGGCTGCGATCGCATCGTGCCGATCGACATCTATGTCCCGGGCTGTCCTCCGACCGCCGAAGCTCTGCTGTACGGCGTGCTGTTGCTGCAGAAGAAAATTCGCCGCACGGGGACGATCGAGCGATGA
- the lon gene encoding endopeptidase La has product MASAKTRPPLIPGVSGVYPVLPLRDIVVFPHMIVPLFVGREKSIRALEEVVKNDGYILLATQKNAADDDPATDAIYEVGALASVLQLLKLPDGTVKVLVEGATRAQVSDYVQTDDFYAANAVVIGDEEADKVEVEALARSVVSDFENYVKLNKKISSDVVSAVSQITDYAKLADTAASHLAIKIQDKQALLETFSVAKRLEKIMGFMESEISVLQVEKRIRSRVKRQMEKTQREYYLNEQMKAIQKELGDGEEQKDEAAELEDRINKTKLTKEAKDKAMLELKKLRQMSPMSAEATVVRNYLDWMLGIPWGKKSKIKKDLAGAQATLDDDHFGLDKVKERIVEYLAVQQRANKLTGPIVCLVGPPGVGKTSLGKSIAKATGREFVRMSLGGVRDEAEIRGHRRTYIGSMPGKIIQSMRKAKTSNPLILLDEIDKMGMDFRGDPSAALLEVLDPEQNHTFNDHYLEVDYDLSNVMFITTANTLNIPPALLDRMEVIRIAGYTEDEKVEISRKHLIPNAIKKHGLDAKEWSIADDGLMLLIRRYTREAGVRNLERELSNLVRKGVKDILLKKQKKVAVAAENLPDYLGPPKFRYGETETEDQVGVVTGLAWTEVGGELLTIEGLMMPGKGRMTVTGNLKDVMKESISAAASYVRSRALEYGVKPPQFDKRDIHVHVPEGATPKDGPSAGIAMATAIVSVITGIPVRRDIAMTGEVTLRGRVLPIGGLKEKLLAALRGGVKKVLIPEENAKDLADIPANVKNGLEIVPVSRMDEVLKHALVRQPEPVEWDEEAAEAAERSRPKPPSDDAAGVFAH; this is encoded by the coding sequence ATGGCCTCCGCCAAGACTCGCCCGCCCCTGATCCCTGGAGTGTCGGGCGTCTACCCCGTTCTTCCGCTTCGCGACATCGTCGTCTTCCCGCATATGATCGTGCCGCTGTTCGTCGGCCGCGAGAAGTCGATCCGCGCGCTCGAAGAGGTCGTGAAGAACGACGGCTATATCCTGCTCGCCACCCAGAAGAACGCCGCTGACGATGATCCCGCGACCGACGCGATCTACGAGGTCGGCGCGCTCGCATCCGTTCTCCAGCTTCTGAAGCTGCCTGACGGCACGGTGAAGGTGCTTGTCGAAGGCGCGACCCGCGCCCAGGTGAGCGACTATGTCCAGACCGACGATTTCTACGCCGCCAACGCGGTCGTGATCGGCGACGAAGAAGCCGACAAGGTCGAGGTCGAGGCGCTTGCGCGCTCGGTGGTTTCGGACTTCGAGAATTACGTCAAGCTGAACAAGAAGATTTCGAGCGACGTCGTCAGCGCGGTGTCGCAGATCACCGACTATGCGAAGCTCGCCGATACGGCTGCGTCGCATCTGGCGATCAAGATTCAGGACAAGCAGGCCCTGCTCGAAACCTTCTCGGTCGCCAAGCGGCTCGAGAAGATCATGGGCTTCATGGAGAGCGAAATCTCCGTGCTGCAGGTCGAGAAGCGCATCCGCTCGCGCGTCAAGCGCCAGATGGAGAAGACGCAGCGCGAATATTATCTCAATGAGCAGATGAAGGCGATCCAGAAGGAGCTGGGCGACGGCGAAGAGCAGAAGGACGAAGCCGCCGAGCTCGAGGATCGCATCAACAAGACCAAGCTCACCAAGGAAGCCAAGGACAAGGCGATGCTGGAGCTGAAGAAGCTCCGGCAGATGTCGCCGATGTCCGCGGAAGCGACCGTGGTGCGCAACTATCTCGACTGGATGCTCGGCATCCCGTGGGGCAAGAAGTCGAAGATCAAGAAGGATCTTGCGGGCGCGCAGGCGACCCTCGACGACGATCACTTCGGTCTCGACAAGGTCAAGGAGCGCATCGTCGAGTATCTCGCCGTGCAGCAGCGCGCCAACAAGCTCACGGGTCCGATCGTCTGCCTCGTCGGCCCTCCCGGCGTCGGCAAGACCTCGCTCGGCAAGTCGATCGCCAAGGCGACCGGCCGCGAATTCGTGCGCATGTCGCTCGGCGGCGTGCGTGACGAGGCCGAAATCCGCGGTCACCGCCGGACCTATATCGGCTCGATGCCCGGCAAGATCATCCAGTCGATGCGGAAGGCCAAGACCAGCAATCCGCTGATCCTGCTCGACGAGATCGACAAGATGGGCATGGACTTCCGCGGCGATCCGTCGGCGGCCCTGCTTGAGGTGCTGGATCCCGAACAGAACCACACCTTCAACGACCACTATCTCGAGGTCGATTACGATCTGTCGAACGTGATGTTCATCACCACGGCGAACACGCTGAACATTCCGCCGGCGTTGCTCGACCGCATGGAGGTGATCCGCATCGCCGGCTACACCGAGGACGAGAAGGTTGAGATTTCGCGCAAGCATCTCATCCCGAACGCGATCAAGAAGCACGGCCTCGACGCGAAGGAATGGTCGATCGCCGATGACGGCCTGATGCTGTTGATCCGCCGCTACACGCGGGAGGCGGGCGTCCGCAACCTCGAGCGCGAGTTGTCGAATCTCGTGCGCAAGGGCGTGAAGGACATCCTGCTCAAGAAGCAGAAGAAGGTCGCTGTCGCCGCCGAGAACCTGCCCGACTATCTCGGCCCGCCGAAGTTCCGCTACGGCGAGACGGAGACGGAGGATCAGGTCGGCGTGGTTACGGGTCTCGCCTGGACCGAGGTCGGCGGCGAATTGCTGACGATCGAAGGCCTGATGATGCCCGGCAAGGGCCGCATGACGGTCACCGGCAACCTCAAGGATGTGATGAAGGAGTCGATCTCCGCCGCCGCGTCCTATGTCCGGTCCCGCGCGCTCGAGTACGGCGTGAAGCCGCCGCAGTTCGACAAGCGCGACATCCACGTGCACGTGCCGGAAGGCGCGACGCCGAAGGATGGCCCGTCGGCCGGCATCGCCATGGCGACCGCGATCGTGTCCGTGATCACCGGCATCCCGGTGCGCCGCGACATCGCAATGACCGGCGAAGTCACGCTGCGCGGCCGCGTGCTGCCGATCGGCGGCCTCAAGGAGAAGCTGCTGGCCGCGTTGCGCGGCGGCGTGAAGAAGGTGCTGATCCCGGAAGAGAACGCCAAGGATCTCGCCGATATTCCCGCCAACGTGAAGAACGGCCTTGAGATCGTGCCAGTGTCGCGGATGGACGAGGTGCTGAAGCATGCGCTCGTCCGCCAACCCGAGCCGGTCGAGTGGGACGAGGAGGCGGCCGAAGCCGCCGAGAGGTCCCGGCCGAAGCCTCCGTCGGATGACGCGGCCGGCGTCTTCGCTCACTAA
- a CDS encoding ABC transporter permease, with the protein MNRALRILVTRLVGAVPTLALVVIAAFALLSFAPGDAVDAYFAETGGAGGTAGDLRARWGLGGSGIEKLIAFAGGVLRGQFGHSIVHNRQVLDVILERLPTTMLLMALALALATLIGGVLGIAAGARPGGARDRILSTTALALNAIPNFWLGLLLILLLAVRWPLLPVGGLQSLGVPLTGLSWALDRAAHLILPTLALGLGYVALSLRSLRAGMVETWRADHVRAARARGLPERSVIWRAVARPALLPVVVLIGQQAGTMLGGSVVVETVFAIPGMGRLAYEAVSGRDPALLMGVALTSSLFVVAANLIVDLLLVRLDPRIGAAHA; encoded by the coding sequence ATGAATCGCGCGCTGCGCATCCTCGTAACGCGCCTCGTCGGCGCCGTGCCGACGCTCGCGCTTGTCGTGATCGCGGCGTTTGCGCTTTTATCGTTCGCGCCGGGTGATGCGGTCGACGCCTATTTCGCCGAGACCGGAGGCGCGGGCGGAACGGCGGGCGACCTTCGCGCACGCTGGGGGCTTGGCGGATCGGGAATCGAGAAGCTCATCGCATTCGCCGGCGGCGTGCTTCGCGGCCAGTTCGGCCATTCCATCGTGCATAACCGGCAGGTGCTCGACGTCATTCTCGAACGTCTGCCGACGACGATGCTGCTTATGGCGCTGGCGTTGGCGCTCGCGACGCTGATCGGCGGCGTGCTGGGGATCGCGGCGGGCGCGCGTCCCGGCGGCGCGCGCGATCGCATCCTCTCGACAACGGCGCTGGCGCTGAACGCGATCCCGAATTTCTGGCTCGGCCTCCTGCTGATCCTGCTGCTCGCGGTGCGATGGCCGCTGTTGCCGGTCGGCGGCCTGCAAAGTCTCGGCGTTCCGCTCACCGGATTGAGCTGGGCGCTCGATCGCGCCGCGCATCTCATCCTGCCGACGCTCGCGCTTGGCCTCGGCTATGTCGCGCTGAGTTTGCGCAGCCTGCGCGCCGGCATGGTCGAAACCTGGCGCGCCGATCACGTCCGCGCGGCGCGAGCGCGGGGATTGCCGGAGCGATCCGTGATCTGGCGCGCCGTCGCGCGTCCGGCTTTGTTGCCTGTCGTCGTGCTGATCGGCCAGCAGGCGGGAACGATGCTGGGCGGCAGCGTCGTCGTCGAAACCGTGTTCGCCATCCCCGGCATGGGGCGGCTCGCCTATGAGGCGGTGAGCGGCCGCGATCCTGCGCTGCTAATGGGCGTCGCGCTGACGAGCAGTCTGTTCGTCGTCGCCGCAAATCTGATCGTCGATCTGCTGCTGGTCCGGCTCGATCCGCGCATTGGAGCCGCGCATGCGTAG
- a CDS encoding antibiotic biosynthesis monooxygenase family protein, translating into MIVREWKGYAIGGAVDAYATHLRDSVAPQLSKLDGFRGASLAKRAMGAETELLVTTRWDSMESVRAFAGDSPDIAVVEPAARAVLSRFDATVAHYEVMWDV; encoded by the coding sequence ATGATCGTTCGCGAGTGGAAGGGCTACGCGATCGGCGGAGCGGTCGACGCCTACGCCACGCATTTGCGCGACAGCGTGGCTCCGCAGCTCAGCAAGCTTGACGGCTTCCGCGGCGCGTCGCTGGCGAAGCGCGCGATGGGCGCCGAAACCGAGCTGCTGGTGACGACGCGCTGGGATTCCATGGAATCAGTTCGCGCCTTCGCCGGCGACTCGCCCGATATCGCCGTCGTCGAGCCGGCCGCCCGCGCGGTGCTGTCGCGATTCGATGCGACAGTCGCCCATTACGAGGTCATGTGGGATGTCTGA
- a CDS encoding ABC transporter permease, whose protein sequence is MRSRAAFRLLRTPEGATGVAALGVFILFAVAAPWLAGDDPLAIAGRPLLPPGANPALPLGTDRLGRDIFGELIHGARTTLTTALFVMIAATAVGASIGAIAGVAGRCIDELLMRIADATQSVPSFIIALAIVSVTGPSAPTVIAALAASAWTAPARVVRAEVLSLKTRPFVDASRLAGRSPFAIAFSVILPNALSPLLALSAIIVASAVIMEAALAFLGLTDPNVASWGAMIAEGRSVLRTAPHVALAPGIALALTVLAVSLIGEGLAKALASSEI, encoded by the coding sequence ATGCGTAGTCGCGCGGCTTTCCGCTTGCTGCGCACGCCGGAAGGCGCGACCGGCGTCGCGGCGCTTGGCGTTTTCATTCTGTTCGCTGTCGCCGCGCCCTGGCTCGCCGGAGACGATCCGCTGGCGATCGCCGGGCGGCCGCTGTTGCCGCCGGGCGCCAATCCGGCGCTGCCGCTCGGGACTGATCGGCTCGGTCGCGACATCTTCGGCGAATTGATCCATGGCGCGCGCACGACGCTGACGACCGCCTTGTTCGTGATGATCGCCGCGACGGCGGTCGGCGCATCGATTGGCGCCATAGCCGGCGTCGCTGGCCGCTGCATCGACGAACTGCTCATGCGGATCGCGGACGCGACGCAATCGGTGCCGTCCTTCATCATCGCGCTGGCGATCGTCAGCGTGACGGGGCCGTCCGCTCCGACTGTTATCGCTGCGCTGGCGGCCAGCGCCTGGACCGCGCCGGCGCGCGTCGTGCGCGCCGAAGTGCTGAGTCTCAAGACCAGACCCTTTGTCGACGCCTCCCGGCTCGCCGGACGCAGCCCGTTCGCCATCGCATTTTCAGTCATCCTGCCGAATGCGCTGTCGCCGCTGCTGGCGCTTTCGGCGATTATTGTGGCGAGCGCCGTCATCATGGAGGCGGCGCTCGCCTTCCTCGGCCTGACCGATCCCAATGTGGCGAGTTGGGGCGCGATGATCGCTGAGGGCCGCTCCGTGCTGCGCACGGCTCCTCATGTGGCGCTCGCGCCGGGAATCGCATTGGCCCTGACCGTGCTTGCCGTCAGTCTTATTGGCGAGGGGTTGGCGAAGGCGCTGGCGTCGAGCGAAATCTGA
- a CDS encoding DedA family protein — MGEFTSWALGLARDHAEWAAVIALCLAFAESFAVISLLVPFASALVAFGAVAGSGGIDLMLIWIAASSGAALGDWASYWLGWRFKHRIRHVWPLSLQPRLFGRARAFFKRWGAWAIVIGRFFGPFRATVPIAAGVSNMPWLQFQIANWASAFLWAGLLLTPGLAASIWLAS, encoded by the coding sequence ATGGGCGAATTCACGAGCTGGGCGCTGGGCCTCGCGCGCGATCACGCGGAATGGGCGGCTGTCATTGCGCTCTGCCTTGCGTTCGCGGAGTCCTTTGCGGTGATCTCGCTCCTCGTGCCGTTCGCCAGCGCGCTGGTCGCATTCGGCGCGGTGGCGGGGTCGGGCGGAATCGATCTCATGCTGATCTGGATCGCAGCCAGTTCCGGAGCCGCGCTTGGCGATTGGGCGTCCTACTGGCTCGGCTGGCGCTTCAAGCACCGGATCAGGCATGTCTGGCCTCTCTCGCTGCAGCCGCGGCTCTTCGGGCGGGCGCGCGCCTTCTTCAAGCGCTGGGGCGCGTGGGCGATCGTCATCGGCAGATTCTTCGGACCGTTCCGCGCGACGGTGCCGATCGCCGCAGGAGTCTCGAACATGCCCTGGCTGCAATTCCAGATCGCCAACTGGGCGTCGGCTTTCCTGTGGGCGGGCCTGCTGCTCACGCCCGGACTGGCCGCCAGCATCTGGCTCGCATCGTGA
- a CDS encoding L-2-amino-thiazoline-4-carboxylic acid hydrolase, producing MTDIETLRVELAAAFANRADLYRLMRRALVRELGEERAETVISDMLEERGREVAQILFADTPADAKAVAERFLSVSPDGGRLFPHAVERSEGVCTIRVHSCPLKDAWVAAKLPDEEVADLCRLAGAFDKGLFEAAGVEFANQTWTRERGGGCCWITLTSKP from the coding sequence ATGACTGACATCGAGACTTTGCGGGTGGAGCTGGCGGCGGCCTTCGCCAATCGGGCGGACCTCTACCGCCTGATGCGCCGGGCGTTGGTTCGCGAGCTGGGCGAGGAGCGGGCCGAGACGGTGATCTCCGACATGCTGGAGGAACGAGGCCGCGAAGTCGCTCAAATCCTGTTCGCGGACACGCCGGCTGACGCGAAAGCGGTCGCGGAGCGTTTCCTCAGCGTCAGCCCAGATGGCGGGCGGCTGTTTCCCCATGCGGTCGAGCGGTCGGAGGGCGTCTGCACGATCCGGGTGCATTCCTGCCCTCTGAAAGACGCGTGGGTCGCCGCGAAGCTGCCAGACGAGGAGGTCGCCGACCTCTGCCGGCTGGCCGGCGCCTTCGATAAGGGCCTGTTTGAGGCCGCCGGCGTGGAATTCGCTAACCAGACCTGGACAAGGGAGAGAGGTGGCGGCTGCTGTTGGATTACGCTCACCTCAAAGCCCTGA
- a CDS encoding lysophospholipid acyltransferase family protein, whose amino-acid sequence MSLLEHHLSPATGWSARGLPTLREIVATPLPQAFPDRWLAKTMAAVARRSVRAIHGLEHVSTPRDPFILALNHNTRIEALFVPALLMLHRRGRLIHFLADWNFRLIPGVNQLYLRGGAITVTRKPARPAFLNVLKPLFTSATSPMEQARAHILAGRPIGVFPEGAVNRNPTRLMRGRFGAARLSLETGAPIAPAGIRLIDPYGGLALSGRALIEVHIGPLLHPPAASASVASAAEVRAWHAVMMTDIARLSGKSWIAPRETHHDP is encoded by the coding sequence ATGTCGCTCCTCGAACACCATCTTTCGCCTGCGACAGGGTGGTCAGCACGAGGTCTGCCGACCCTGCGCGAGATCGTGGCGACGCCGCTGCCGCAGGCTTTCCCCGATCGATGGCTCGCGAAGACGATGGCCGCCGTCGCGCGCCGCAGCGTGCGCGCGATTCACGGTCTGGAGCACGTTTCGACGCCGCGCGATCCGTTCATTCTTGCGCTCAACCACAACACGCGCATCGAGGCGCTGTTCGTGCCGGCGCTGCTGATGCTGCATCGCCGCGGCCGGCTGATCCATTTCCTCGCCGACTGGAATTTCCGCCTCATCCCCGGCGTCAACCAGCTTTATCTCAGAGGCGGCGCGATCACTGTGACGCGCAAGCCGGCGCGGCCGGCCTTCCTCAATGTTCTGAAGCCGCTGTTCACGAGCGCGACGTCGCCGATGGAGCAGGCGCGCGCGCATATCCTGGCTGGACGTCCGATCGGCGTCTTTCCCGAAGGGGCCGTCAACCGCAATCCGACGCGGCTGATGCGCGGCCGCTTCGGCGCGGCGCGCCTGTCGCTCGAAACCGGAGCGCCGATCGCGCCGGCGGGCATCCGTCTCATCGATCCGTACGGCGGTCTGGCCCTCTCCGGCCGCGCGCTCATCGAAGTTCATATCGGCCCGCTGCTTCATCCTCCGGCAGCGTCCGCGTCAGTCGCGTCCGCAGCGGAGGTTCGCGCCTGGCATGCGGTGATGATGACCGACATCGCCCGCCTGTCCGGCAAATCCTGGATCGCTCCGAGGGAGACCCATCATGACCCATGA
- a CDS encoding YcbK family protein has protein sequence MAERQAKPAAPPLPPVRPFDIDKTEWLPEELRNPAKQEGTVVLASIPDRSDEDEWPKPPSGSPAEPLFDPNEKPDRPGLSTDPGTSVACVPERLMTVLQRVIERYGAVRVTSTWRPPWRARRNSFHRRCQAVDFRVPGVHPQTVIAFVRDMPEVGGRKVYWNGLVHIDTGPIRTW, from the coding sequence ATGGCCGAACGGCAGGCGAAGCCCGCAGCGCCGCCGCTGCCGCCGGTCCGGCCATTCGACATCGACAAGACGGAATGGCTGCCCGAGGAATTGCGCAACCCTGCGAAACAGGAAGGAACGGTCGTCCTCGCCAGCATTCCTGACAGATCGGACGAGGATGAGTGGCCGAAGCCGCCAAGCGGTTCGCCAGCCGAACCGTTGTTCGACCCCAACGAGAAGCCCGATCGGCCGGGGCTCTCGACCGATCCAGGCACGTCGGTAGCATGCGTCCCGGAGCGCCTGATGACTGTCCTGCAGCGGGTGATCGAACGCTATGGCGCGGTGCGCGTCACTTCGACCTGGCGGCCGCCATGGCGAGCGCGCCGCAACTCGTTTCATCGGCGCTGCCAGGCGGTGGATTTCCGCGTCCCCGGCGTGCATCCGCAGACCGTGATCGCCTTCGTGCGCGATATGCCCGAAGTCGGCGGCCGCAAGGTCTATTGGAACGGCCTTGTGCATATCGACACCGGCCCAATCCGGACCTGGTGA
- a CDS encoding GNAT family N-acetyltransferase, whose product MTHEGDVSVHRVVTDADFIGVVSVLDAIYRKEKGWVLDAEGQAPASDRERDDVSWFLASVEGAPVGVLRVLYTPPIEQYAKYQFRRINPKFSIKAYLRDKKFVEIGRFAVTQEYRARFTVATALMQAATHEIVDRGFTHLLTDVFEDDPHSPYGFHTRIMGFHPVATHDRGELRSTSRRITLVLDLKAAYKRLKSRGGRLFRLLTRNWDVAAHRRMAV is encoded by the coding sequence ATGACCCATGAGGGAGATGTTTCTGTTCACCGCGTCGTCACGGATGCGGATTTCATCGGCGTCGTCAGCGTGCTCGACGCCATCTATCGCAAGGAAAAAGGCTGGGTGCTCGACGCCGAAGGCCAGGCGCCCGCATCAGATCGCGAGCGCGACGACGTGTCGTGGTTCCTCGCGTCGGTCGAAGGCGCGCCGGTCGGCGTGCTGCGCGTGCTCTACACGCCGCCGATCGAACAATATGCGAAATATCAGTTCCGCCGGATCAATCCCAAATTCAGCATCAAGGCTTATCTGCGCGACAAGAAGTTCGTCGAGATCGGCCGCTTCGCGGTGACGCAGGAATATCGCGCGCGCTTCACGGTCGCGACGGCGCTGATGCAGGCGGCGACGCACGAGATCGTCGATCGCGGCTTCACCCATCTTCTGACCGACGTATTCGAGGATGATCCGCACAGCCCCTACGGCTTCCATACGCGCATCATGGGCTTTCATCCCGTCGCCACTCATGATCGCGGCGAGCTGCGTTCGACAAGCCGCCGCATCACGCTCGTGCTCGATCTCAAGGCCGCCTACAAGCGGTTGAAATCGCGCGGCGGCCGGCTGTTCCGCCTGCTCACGCGCAACTGGGACGTCGCCGCGCATCGGCGCATGGCCGTGTGA
- a CDS encoding NADH-quinone oxidoreductase subunit A, with the protein MAGGLLEQYLPLVVFIGISMVIGAALLIAPFIVAYQSPDPEKLSAYECGFNAFDDARMKFDVRFYLVAILFIIFDLEVAFLFPWAVAFKQVGWFGFWSMMAFLGVLTVGFVYEWRKGALEWD; encoded by the coding sequence ATGGCTGGCGGCCTGCTCGAACAATATCTGCCGCTTGTGGTCTTCATCGGCATCTCGATGGTGATCGGCGCGGCGCTGCTCATCGCCCCGTTCATCGTCGCCTATCAAAGCCCCGATCCCGAGAAATTGTCCGCTTACGAGTGCGGCTTCAACGCGTTCGATGATGCGCGCATGAAATTCGACGTGCGCTTCTACCTCGTCGCGATCCTGTTCATTATCTTCGATCTTGAGGTCGCCTTCCTGTTTCCGTGGGCTGTGGCCTTCAAGCAGGTCGGCTGGTTCGGTTTCTGGTCGATGATGGCGTTTCTCGGCGTTCTCACGGTCGGGTTCGTCTATGAGTGGCGCAAAGGAGCGCTGGAATGGGATTGA